AACTAAAGAAAAAACAGAAAGTTGATGGAACGATTGTAACAGTTTCTGGGGGCACAACCAAAAAACCATATAAGCTTCATATTAAAGAAGTGAAAGTTACAGGGTATCTTTCTCAATATAAAAAAAATGTTTCAAGTGCTGAATGCGGCGCCAGTATAAAAGCTTAACTGTATTAATATACAAATTGAAAAAGAGCGGGAGAAGAGGGACAGGCGGAATTAAGAGAGAATATTGAAATTTCAGAGGAGGAATGATGCAAGAGACTAATTACAGGGTGATTAACGGGCCGGAAGGTTATCTGCCGCCGGCGGCAGCTTCCATGGGAGTGGTTCTTCCCGACAGAGGGCAAGCTCTGATTGAGGGAAGAATTGTGGCAGAAAAAGAGGCAATGGAAAAAATAGCGGAAAAACTGCTGTCCGCGAAAAATCCATATTTTTTCCCTGGCCCGCTTATTCTCTGGGCATGGAATGATAAAGCTGTAGAGAAAGCGAAAGCAATAAAGGAGCTCGCTGATACCGCGGGGGCAAAAATAATCCCTATGTCGGACTATCGCCCCAAGTATCCGATGATCAATCCTGCGGAAGAAATCAATCCGAATCATCCGAACCTTACCATCTGGCACAACAAAATAGATGTCTGTGTTTTTGTGGGGGTGCACTGTCATTATGCGAATCTGGCGCTGAAAATTATCAGGGGAGGGACAGACTGTTACACCATTGCGCTCTGCGCAAACTACGGCCACGAGGACGCGATGATTTCATTGAGGGATGTTCACGCCGAGGAAGTGCGCAATTTAACGGCTGTAATCAAAAAAATGAAGGGAGGGAAATAATGTCCGATAAAGCAATTCAACAGAAAATTGTAGAACCGGAAGAGCTTTTCTTTAAAGCTAAACGGGAAAAACAGTTTATCACGGGAAGTGAAGCGGTTAAAGAATCAATAAAAAGGGCAAATGTGGATATGGCAATATCCTATCCTATTACACCACAGTCGGAGAGCATGCATCTTGTGGGAGATATTTATGCTCAAGGTTATGTTAAAGACTATTACCGCGGAGAAAATGAATTAGGTGTAATGTCAGCGGTAGCCGGTGCCTCTATGGGGGGGGTGAGAGTTTTTACCGCAACCGGCGGACAAGGTGCTCTGCGGGCTTTTGAGATGTTTCCAACATGGGCAGGAGCAAGGCTGCCTATTGTGTGCGCCTTTTTCTGCAGAGGATTAAATTCGCCATTGACCATTCAGCCGGATACGATTGAGATAGGTTTGCTGCTGGATACGGGGATGATTATATTACATGCCGAAACAGCGCAGGATCTTTACGATATGATTCTTAAAGCTTTTATTATAGCGGAAGAGCCGGATGTTCACCTGCCTGTCGCTGTTTTTGCCGACGGATTTTTTGTCACCCATACGAGGGAAATGGTTGAGATAGCGCCGGAGGATATAAAACTTCCGCCGTACAATCCGTATAAGTCGCCTGTTCCTGTTATGGATATGGAAACACCGCCGGTGAGACAGATGCGCGATCCCTTTGTGATGAAAAGCAATTATGTAAGTTATGCCTGTCATGCTTCATGGCAGCAGGAAGTCCGGGCCGCGGCGGAAAGAGCAAGAAAACACATAAACAAATATCTCGGCGGTTTGCTGGAGACGGAAAATGAGGATGCGGAAATTCTGATTATGGCCTCCGG
This genomic interval from Candidatus Omnitrophota bacterium contains the following:
- a CDS encoding carbon monoxide dehydrogenase; the encoded protein is MQETNYRVINGPEGYLPPAAASMGVVLPDRGQALIEGRIVAEKEAMEKIAEKLLSAKNPYFFPGPLILWAWNDKAVEKAKAIKELADTAGAKIIPMSDYRPKYPMINPAEEINPNHPNLTIWHNKIDVCVFVGVHCHYANLALKIIRGGTDCYTIALCANYGHEDAMISLRDVHAEEVRNLTAVIKKMKGGK
- a CDS encoding ferredoxin oxidoreductase; amino-acid sequence: MSDKAIQQKIVEPEELFFKAKREKQFITGSEAVKESIKRANVDMAISYPITPQSESMHLVGDIYAQGYVKDYYRGENELGVMSAVAGASMGGVRVFTATGGQGALRAFEMFPTWAGARLPIVCAFFCRGLNSPLTIQPDTIEIGLLLDTGMIILHAETAQDLYDMILKAFIIAEEPDVHLPVAVFADGFFVTHTREMVEIAPEDIKLPPYNPYKSPVPVMDMETPPVRQMRDPFVMKSNYVSYACHASWQQEVRAAAERARKHINKYLGGLLETENEDAEILIMASGTAVSQSRAAIIRAEAEGLKVGLVKLKSLRPFPKDEIKALAKGKKAVIVPEFNITGWLAREIKSVVEDNSKVIGAPRVFGGMTMPPELILEEIRRRSK